The Theobroma cacao cultivar B97-61/B2 chromosome 2, Criollo_cocoa_genome_V2, whole genome shotgun sequence genome includes the window ATATCCTAACCACAATTTAGTTATCTTATCTCTTTGATAatccaaaaaataattaatcaaatgcGTAAAAAACTAACATGAATATAGTTTTAACATTTAGTTAAGAGATAAGTTGAACAACATATCAAATAACAAATTTCCGACTCCAAGCTAAAATGTGAATCAAAATCCATGTTATTCATGTGATTACTTGAGTTAAAATCTATAATATAAcgtaaaaattataatatttatttagatCGCcatatcaattaaaattaacatattcAATGCGTACCTTGACTTGGAGATTAAAAAGTTAAACCAACTCTAATTTATCTATATCACATGAGTTAAAGTTTATGAATCGacgatttttatttttaaaaaaagaaaaacttatgCAGCAAtaggaaaattaaaatattaatctaAATCCCATGTTCCATGTCACTTGTGTTAAAGCAAACTTAGTCTACGTGTACCCCTTTATAATGAAGATTAGAATTCTGGATTTGAATATGGGCATAAGGAAAGACGTTGATATGCGtacttaaaaagtaaaaataattataaggacaaaaagtaattattaTAAGCGTCTTGCATGCTGTTATGTCGAATTATCATTTCTTGGGCCTCTTTTAAGAAGTGGGCCTGTAATTTTATGCCCACTAAAATATTATAGCTGATGTCTGGCAGCATCAGCACCCTCCAATCGTACCCTAGATAATGTCATCACCAAATTATTTTGGATgctattctaataatttaacGACGTTTAATATCTTAATATGATGTTGGGTCACAACGATAgtaaaaggaataaaaaaatctcTGGATGATGATGACGATGGATATCCTTGTCtagttaatattattatttatatatatattaagtatTTGCTTGTACTAGCCCGACAATGATAAAATGGTGATGGATATGATGAACGTTCCATCATATTTTATTAACTCTATAAGAAGcttaaaatatattcattCTTAAAGTCATTATCGTCGTAACTAGCATTTGTTAATTATAGAATTAAATGTGGCAAAAGAAGGTGTTATGTTTTGTGGAAATATTGCTTTCCATTATCAATGTTAGGAGGGTGGGATGTCATGTCCAAGGCGGCccacatttttcatttgaaaagCATTTCAAGCCAGAGCAGATCCTAAGCAAAAGGCAAATGCAACCTGTTAAAGGGATATAATACGATATATACTAAGAAATTAATGTATACTTTCAATGCAAATTGGGGAAGGAAGTGATAAGCTAAAATTGACACACACGAGAATGTCTGCCATGATAACTGAGGGACCCCCTGCTCTCAGAAGATTTTTGGGAGAAGGGGGGAGCATCATCATCTGATCTCATGATTCAGATGCACGCTGAAAAGAGGAGGAGGAGATAAAAGGAAAGACCAAGGGTATCCTATTTGATGATGAGttagtatttttctttttctttttatttttggagtGGTTGAAGCATTAGGAAAAGGAAGTGATAAATTTAGGTGGGAGGTTAATGGTTTTGATTAGAAATCCCGTGACAGGAAAAGATCAGAGACAGATTTAGAAAGATAGTACAAGCCCCATcatcttttcttatttttaaccATAGCCAATTGTATCTCTTTATCCATATCTTTTCCCTCTTCATTTCACAGCTACCGGAGACTCTAAACAAGTGAATCATCTGTTCATTTCCAGGTCATTCAAGACCCTTGTTAGAGGTACCATGTCTATTTTCCATCTTCACTCAACTGCTTTCCCTCTAAATATCACGCCTAGCTGGCTACACAAAAATAGGTGTAGTATTTCATGTGGCTTACTAATTTTCATGTTGAACTATGCTAAGCGTTGAAACTTGCCAGGAGAAAGAGAGGCCAGAATGGAGAGTGGGCAGATGCCAAAGAAGGATCTGAAGGTGGAGATTCCATCAGAGGCTGAAATGATAGCTGGTGGTGTCGAGTCTCATGCCGCAGCAGCGATATCAGGGCAAGGTGCGTCTGGAATTAGCAGACAGCCGAGTGTTACAAAGACCAATTGCCTGTGCTCTCCAACCACGCATGCTGGTTCATTCCGTTGCAGGCTTCATCGGGCCCCAAGTCTCCAGCGGACCAAAAGCATTGATTCTCAATCCGCATCCCTTCGGGATTCTACATCTAAGGCTAATTCTGCCACCGCTGAATGATCTAGTATTGCAGACGTATGGGGCCTCAACAATTCtcattgtatatatatatagtatagtAGTGTACCGTGTGTTATCGACTTGTTGCTGCCACCAAGACTTTGTTTAAAAACCATTGTTCTGCTCTGCACTaactattttctttgttttcttgctggAGTTTTATTTCATCTCCTTCTCATCATAAGTTCATGGATGCTTGAGAcatttataaacttaattcTAGGTTTCATCAATGAACGGAATCATTAATTAGGTGGGTCTCGTTAGTTCTTGAATGGGCATGGCGGATATGCTTATGTTGATACATGGGATTTTTAGGTTGAAATACCACTCCTCTAGCTAATTAGATACAATGACAAAGGTTATGTGTTCTGCCGGCCGAGGCAATGGGACTAAAAGGCATTCTCCTAATCCAAGACCAATCTGATACTGACAGTATGCGCCTAAGAAACAGTACAAGCAAAACAAACCATGCATCTCCTCTGAATTCTCTTGAAATATTAATCTCCTTAGGAACAACACAAGGTTGTATAAAATCTGCCAAATATGACCAAGCTTTTTCCTAAGCTTGTTCAAAGACTTATCTGGTACAGTTTTTGTGGAACCGTCCAACACTATCAGCTGAGGTTTGGCATGATTTGGGTGGGcaagtgaagaaagaaaagaaacaaaaaaaaggaatggAGCCCATGGCACTTGATCCTAACAGTGTCTGCTTGTAGATGGCTCTAAAATTTATTGGGGGTGAGCAATATCTGAACTACCACCAAACAGGACAAATGGGCACTCATGCGTCGGTACAGGGCTCTTTGATTTTGGATAAAGAAAACAGTTGCTCAACCTGATTTAATTGCCATCCAGAAGACGTACGTATCTTAAAAGCCCCCACCTGACATGCAGTTAAGTAGCAAGACCTTCAAGCGCCCACGTTTTCACCAAAGAAGATTATTCCCCGGTCCCAGAACAGAAATTTCAGAGATTTAGCAGTTGATGAACCgggttaattaattaattattatttttttaattgagaaGTTATTACTGAAAAAGGTAGATGAACAATACAAGgggaaatttaaaaatataaacaagcAAAGCTAGAATAGAGCACCATGCTTCAACTCAAGATTTAAGCCTAGTTCAATTCTCAGATATTTCCCTCACAAGATTTTCTAGATTTATtggaaatttaaagaaaattaaaaagcaGGTTATGGTTAAATTCTGTTAGAACACCGAATTGGAAAATACTGGAATGGCTTCAAGGCGTGTATCAATGCCATTGTCTTTAAAGTTTTATTCGTCCCACTTATAGTGTACAAAAGAGTTACCGGTGTACAAACCTCAAAGATACAATGAAGCCTAGTGATTAACGACGTTTTGCACTGACGAAATCAATCCACTGAGCACTCACCGGAATATAACAAgattatcaaatttttatagtaTTTTACTGCAGGAAAATAGTATAGAAGAaaacttgagaaatttgagaaggaaaagaaagtttttgttttctgatGTACGTTCTGTTGGATAAAAATGGTCCTCTTTTATAGGCATAGA containing:
- the LOC18609570 gene encoding uncharacterized protein LOC18609570 translates to MESGQMPKKDLKVEIPSEAEMIAGGVESHAAAAISGQGASGISRQPSVTKTNCLCSPTTHAGSFRCRLHRAPSLQRTKSIDSQSASLRDSTSKANSATAE